Proteins from a single region of Styela clava chromosome 1, kaStyClav1.hap1.2, whole genome shotgun sequence:
- the LOC120341230 gene encoding uncharacterized protein LOC120341230 → MSELEFAEAKVTLDARNGHSLTTKYYCQVTNSKAVEVVMELSSLEKTRTHRLPLRYVLVIDVSGSMDCSVGHTCSISLLDRIKIFANLVVQKMMKQDFLAIVSFACDVVVDMPLTLMDDNGKNNATYIIENLYTRGRTDLGLGLMEGLSVLNDKDNKQYRDMILIFTDGEVNEGERNASKLVEKYNEATKSPNRASCVPIAAFTIGQYVPDFLRELSSHLGSDAFYWLNEEEDFESDMLLPIFLRESTHVTDIAINMETLNGVTFNQRSLSRPHMKESSDTNLKYFIHGLPVAIRKHITFSLMLPQDDVENLLGQKILHIEVTYLNENMKFQQFNDYINLSNITLNECKMGPKYGNDEPMNEISAYMVVQDTIYRVWEDSQSALIAVADEKYRRATLNGIDNAEIKLRNDDREGQKMVIFHATNEIVSIRKTYIVLVKIDSFYSKHLRDGAKHWIAKLNTVGTLESLGRIFALKSSIETEMPTSKGVFEDVENQLYLPEQIEEKLTEIESDVKEEKKKRQLKGKKLFSSKVSPGDDQNTEHILSPLINNAPEGVKVTKKIKTKEHFGTSRVFEGKTLVISEALRAHKVGALQESYSEIIIRCGGRPSYFIITNPYEKRPKWYVDKTFDDHVLICGKKDFKKDSLSVHEAKKTQIPIVRTKFMFDCIRKKEFLKVENYSFT, encoded by the exons ATGTCTGAATTAGAGTTTGCGGAAGCAAAAGTGACTTTAGATGCCAGAAATGGACATTCTCTCACAACGAAATATTACTGCCAAGTTACTAATAGTAAG GCTGTTGAGGTTGTTATGGAATTATCCTCATTAGAGAAGACAAGGACACATCGTCTTCCCTTAAGATATGTTCTGGTGATTGATGTTAGTGGTAGCATGGATTGTAGCGTTGGGCATACCTGCTCTATATCACTGCTAGATAGAATCAAA ATATTTGCGAATCTTGTTGTACAAAAGATGATGAAACAAGATTTCCTAGCTATTGTAAGCTTTGCATGTGATGTTGTTGTAGATATGCCGTTGACTTTAATGGATGACAATGGGAAG AACAATGCAACATACATCATCGAAAACCTCTACACAAGAGGAAGAACCGACTTGGGACTTGGATTGATGGAAGGACTTAGTGTATTGAACGA CAAAGACAACAAACAATATCGGgatatgattttaatatttacgGATGGAGAAGTGAATGAAGGAGAGAGAAATGCTTCGAAACTGGTAGAGAAATACAACGAGGCGACAAAGTCTCCAAATAGAGCCTCTTGTGTACCTATTGCTGCTTTCACTATAGGACAATACGTTCCAGATTTTCTCAGagaa CTTTCTAGTCATCTTGGAAGTGATGCGTTTTATTGGTTAAATGAAGAAGAGGATTTTGAATCTGACATGCTGTTGCCGATCTTTCTCAG AGAGTCGACCCATGTTACTGACATTGCAATAAACATGGAAACACTAAACGGCGTTACGTTTAATCAACGTAGTCTATCCAGACCTCATATGAAG GAATCCTCTGACACAAACTTGAAGTATTTTATCCACGGACTGCCAGTTGCAATCAGAAAACATATTACGTTCTCTCTGATGTTGCCGCAGGACGATGTTGAG AATTTGCTTGGTCAAAAGATTTTGCACATTGAAGTAACATACTTGAATGAAAACATgaaatttcaacaatttaatGATTATATCAATTTATCGAACATCACGCTGAATGAATGTAAAATGGGACCTAAATATGGAAATG ACGAGCCAATGAATGAAATATCTGCGTATATGGTGGTTCAAGATACCATTTATCGAGTATGGGAGGACTCTCAGAGTGCCCTAATTGCCGTAGCGGATGAGAAATATAGAAGGGCAACTTTAAATGGAATCGACAACGCGGAGATTAAATTGAG aaACGACGATCGAGAAGGACAAAAAATGGTGATTTTCCATGCTACAAATGAAATCGTTTCCATCAGAAAGACTTACATTGTATTGGTCAAGATTgatagtttttattcaaaacatttgaGAGATGGAGCCAAACACTGGATTGCAAAACTTAATACAGTGGGAACATTAGAAAG TCTTGGACGCATTTTTGCTCTGAAATCATCGATAGAAACCGAAATGCCAACTTCAAAAGGAGTTTTTGAAGACGTGGAAAACCAGCTATATTTACCTGAGCAGATCGAAGAAAAACTAACTGAGATTGAATCG GATGTCAAAGAAGAGAAGAAGAAAAGACAACTGAAGGGGAAAAA ACTGTTTTCTTCAAAAGTTTCTCCTGGAGATGATCAAAATACTGAACACATTCTATCTCCACTTATCAACAACGCCCCAGAAGGTGTCAAG GTTACAAAGAAAATAAAGACGAAAGAACATTTTGGAACATCAAG GGTATTTGAAGGCAAGACATTGGTTATATCCGAAGCATTGCGAGCTCACAAAGTCGGAGCATTGCAAGAATCCTACTCGGAAATAATAATCAGATGTGGCGGACGACCAT CTTACTTCATTATCACAAATCCATATGAGAAGCGACCGAAATGGTATGTCGATAAAACATTTGATGATCACGTTCTCATCTGTGGAAAGAAAGACTTCAAGAAGGACTCGTTGTCAGTTCATGAAGCTAAGAAAACACAG ATTCCGATAGTTCGTACGAAGTTTATGTTTGACTGCATCAGGAAGAAAGAATTTCTCAAAGTGgaaaattattcatttacatAA